One Microbacterium marinum genomic window carries:
- a CDS encoding TetR/AcrR family transcriptional regulator — translation MADADDAVIGRRGSQPKGVARRQEILDRAIEVFRARGADGTSLRKIAEEIGVSHAALLHYFDSREQLLVAVYAHAEARRDKPAALVPGIDTMIDAATRNVEVPGLVTLYSTLLAASLESRSEVGREFFATRFERLRAELTASLRAQQAEGTVRDDVPAEHLAALIIAASDGLQIQWLLEPSVGLESTLRTLGALLRPPA, via the coding sequence ATGGCAGACGCAGACGACGCGGTCATCGGCCGCCGCGGATCGCAGCCCAAGGGCGTCGCGCGCCGCCAGGAGATCCTGGACCGCGCGATCGAGGTGTTCCGCGCGCGTGGGGCGGACGGCACGTCGCTGCGCAAGATCGCCGAGGAGATCGGCGTCTCGCACGCGGCGTTGCTCCACTACTTCGACTCGCGGGAACAGCTGCTGGTGGCCGTCTACGCGCACGCCGAGGCGCGACGCGACAAGCCCGCCGCCCTCGTTCCGGGCATCGACACGATGATCGATGCCGCAACCCGCAACGTCGAGGTGCCGGGGCTGGTCACGCTGTACTCGACGCTCCTCGCCGCGTCGCTGGAGAGCCGCAGCGAAGTCGGCCGGGAGTTCTTCGCCACCCGCTTCGAGCGCCTGCGCGCCGAACTGACCGCGAGCCTGCGGGCCCAGCAGGCCGAGGGCACGGTGCGTGACGACGTGCCGGCCGAGCATCTCGCGGCCCTCATCATCGCCGCGTCGGACGGTCTTCAGATCCAGTGGCTCCTCGAACCCTCCGTCGGGCTCGAATCTACTCTGCGGACGCTCGGCGCCCTGCTGCGGCCACCGGCATGA
- a CDS encoding Bcr/CflA family efflux MFS transporter → MTGSAPRLTRGLVVVLGFLSAVGPFAIDMYLASLPQIARELDAAPATVQLTLTAFLLGLGVGQLLLGPLSDMWGRRRVLLLATSAFTLTSIALIAAPTIEVFIALRLVQGLAGAAGVVIARAIAVDLSTGRTAVRALSLIATVGGLGPLVAPPIGGLVASFSGWRGVLTALAVIAVLMLVLAWLVVPESLPRELRHTGGLRAMRSSFAHFVRDPIYLGYTGAYVAGFAGLFAYVAASPFVAQVILGMPPFLYGLGFAGGGVALLVANLINATYAPRIGPERMLVVGAALGVASATVMTVSAATGILSITLFLGCAFATMGAAGLTFGNANALGLARATPRNRGAGAALMGACQFATGALITPVVGLWGEETAVPMACVMLVGALLSLTLGIASNRASARSHPS, encoded by the coding sequence GTGACCGGCTCCGCCCCGCGGCTCACACGCGGACTCGTCGTCGTCCTGGGCTTCCTTTCGGCCGTCGGCCCGTTCGCGATCGACATGTACCTCGCGTCGCTGCCGCAGATCGCCCGCGAGCTCGACGCCGCGCCCGCGACGGTGCAGCTGACGCTGACGGCGTTCCTCTTGGGCCTCGGTGTCGGCCAGCTGCTGCTCGGACCGCTCTCGGACATGTGGGGACGTCGACGGGTGCTCCTGCTCGCGACGAGCGCTTTCACCCTCACGAGCATCGCCCTCATCGCGGCGCCGACCATCGAGGTGTTCATCGCCCTGCGGCTCGTGCAGGGACTGGCGGGAGCGGCCGGCGTCGTGATCGCCCGCGCCATCGCCGTCGACCTCAGCACGGGCCGCACCGCGGTCCGGGCCCTCAGTCTGATCGCGACGGTCGGCGGCCTCGGCCCCCTCGTCGCTCCCCCGATCGGTGGACTGGTCGCCTCGTTCTCGGGGTGGCGCGGGGTGCTCACGGCCCTCGCGGTCATCGCCGTCCTGATGCTCGTGCTCGCCTGGCTCGTCGTGCCGGAGTCACTGCCTCGCGAGCTCCGCCACACCGGCGGGCTGCGCGCCATGCGATCGTCGTTCGCCCACTTCGTGCGGGACCCGATCTACCTCGGCTACACCGGTGCGTACGTCGCCGGGTTCGCGGGCCTGTTCGCCTACGTCGCGGCATCTCCCTTCGTCGCCCAGGTGATCCTCGGGATGCCGCCCTTCCTCTACGGCCTCGGCTTCGCCGGGGGCGGGGTCGCGCTGCTCGTCGCGAATCTGATCAACGCGACCTACGCACCGCGCATCGGACCGGAACGGATGCTGGTGGTCGGCGCCGCGCTCGGCGTCGCGTCCGCGACGGTCATGACGGTCTCGGCGGCCACCGGCATCCTGTCGATCACGCTCTTCCTCGGCTGCGCCTTCGCCACCATGGGGGCGGCGGGTCTCACGTTCGGCAATGCGAACGCGCTCGGCCTCGCCCGGGCGACGCCCCGCAACCGCGGCGCGGGCGCGGCCCTCATGGGCGCGTGCCAGTTCGCGACCGGCGCGCTCATCACCCCCGTGGTGGGCCTGTGGGGCGAGGAGACCGCGGTGCCGATGGCGTGCGTCATGCTCGTCGGCGCGCTGCTCAGCCTGACGCTCGGGATCGCCTCGAACCGCGCGAGCGCCCGATCGCACCCGTCGTGA
- a CDS encoding alpha/beta hydrolase: MSGEWETDVLGRPFQSLTLPLGTDQEGEIVATLVRLEPPMIARLTGPLRDVDVLYLHGWSDYFFQVELGRFWTSHGARFHALDLRKYGRSLRPGQTPGFVTSLEVYDADIATALDAMGHGLDGAPSRRRLVMMGHSTGGLTATLWASRHHGRLAGLVLNSPWLELQIGTLGRQALSPLVQMRARVDPLGAHPVVDLGFYTRAQTEVGALPVRGYRREWRPERGFPTHPGWLAAIVEGHRRVAAGIDVGVPTLVMLSTASTNPFAWNAEMTGSDSVLVVDDIARAATRIGRDITLARIEGGIHDLFLSRPGPREQAYRALERWLTTGAIGRSRGSRRSRASG, from the coding sequence ATGAGCGGCGAGTGGGAGACGGACGTCCTCGGGCGTCCGTTCCAGTCCCTGACGCTGCCCCTCGGCACCGACCAGGAGGGCGAGATCGTCGCGACGCTCGTCCGCCTCGAGCCGCCGATGATCGCGCGGCTCACGGGGCCGCTGCGCGACGTCGACGTCCTCTATCTGCACGGCTGGTCCGACTACTTCTTCCAGGTCGAGCTCGGCCGCTTCTGGACGTCGCACGGAGCGCGCTTCCACGCGCTCGATCTGCGCAAGTACGGCCGCAGCCTGCGCCCCGGGCAGACGCCCGGTTTCGTGACGTCGCTCGAGGTGTACGACGCCGACATCGCCACGGCCCTCGACGCGATGGGCCACGGCCTCGACGGTGCGCCGTCGCGGCGTCGGCTCGTGATGATGGGGCACTCGACGGGCGGCCTCACCGCCACGCTCTGGGCATCGCGGCACCACGGGCGCCTCGCGGGGCTCGTCCTCAACAGCCCGTGGCTCGAGCTGCAGATCGGCACCCTCGGTCGCCAGGCGCTGTCGCCCCTCGTGCAGATGCGGGCGCGCGTCGATCCGTTGGGTGCGCACCCCGTCGTCGACCTCGGCTTCTACACCCGCGCGCAGACGGAGGTCGGCGCGCTGCCCGTCCGCGGCTACCGGCGCGAGTGGCGGCCCGAGCGCGGATTCCCGACGCACCCGGGCTGGCTCGCCGCGATCGTCGAGGGGCACCGTCGGGTGGCAGCGGGCATCGACGTGGGCGTTCCGACCCTCGTGATGCTGTCGACCGCATCGACGAATCCGTTCGCGTGGAATGCCGAGATGACCGGCAGCGACTCGGTGCTCGTCGTCGACGACATCGCCCGCGCCGCCACCCGGATCGGGCGCGACATCACGCTCGCGCGGATCGAGGGCGGCATCCACGACCTCTTCCTGTCGCGTCCGGGTCCTCGCGAGCAGGCCTACCGTGCGCTCGAGCGGTGGCTCACGACGGGTGCGATCGGGCGCTCGCGCGGTTCGAGGCGATCCCGAGCGTCAGGCTGA
- a CDS encoding FAD-dependent oxidoreductase, with protein sequence MTKLRLAIVGAGPAGIYAADILLKAERKFDVSIDLFDHLPAPYGLVRYGVAPDHPRIKGIINALRDVLDRGDIRIFGNVRFGTDITLADLKKHYNAVIFSTGAIKDADLDIPGIDAEGSFGAADFVSWYDGHPDFPREWPLDAASVAVLGNGNVALDAARMLAKHADDLLPTEIPANVYDGLKASPVTDVHVFGRRGPAQVKFTPLELRELGELNDVDMVVYDEDFDYDEASKTAIASNKQVMVIDRVLQSWRQRPSVNNAGGEASRRLHLHFYARPVEIVKDEAGHVAAIRYERTRPDGSGGVEGTGEIREVAVGQVYRAIGYFGSPLPDVPFDKRHGVIPNHEGQVIEKGSNERVPGVYATGWIKRGPVGLIGHTKSDAMETVRHVINDQASWWAPEQPEEEAVVALLAERQVAWTDLDGWHRLDEHEVGLGAPHGRERIKVVDRDEMVRVSRGE encoded by the coding sequence ATGACCAAGCTTCGGCTGGCCATCGTCGGCGCAGGACCCGCCGGCATCTACGCGGCGGACATCCTCCTCAAGGCGGAGCGCAAGTTCGACGTGTCGATCGACCTCTTCGACCACCTCCCGGCGCCCTACGGTCTCGTCCGCTACGGCGTCGCCCCCGACCACCCGCGCATCAAGGGCATCATCAATGCCCTCCGCGACGTGCTCGACCGCGGTGACATCCGCATCTTCGGCAATGTCCGCTTCGGTACGGACATCACCCTCGCCGACCTGAAGAAGCACTACAACGCCGTCATCTTCAGCACCGGTGCGATCAAGGACGCCGACCTCGACATCCCCGGCATCGACGCCGAAGGGTCGTTCGGCGCCGCCGACTTCGTGAGCTGGTACGACGGTCACCCCGACTTCCCCCGCGAATGGCCGCTGGATGCGGCATCCGTGGCGGTCCTCGGCAACGGCAACGTCGCCTTGGATGCCGCGCGCATGCTCGCCAAGCACGCCGACGACCTGCTGCCCACCGAGATCCCCGCGAACGTCTACGACGGGCTCAAGGCGTCGCCGGTCACCGACGTCCACGTCTTCGGTCGTCGGGGACCCGCTCAGGTGAAGTTCACCCCACTCGAACTGCGCGAGCTCGGCGAGCTGAACGACGTCGACATGGTCGTCTACGACGAGGACTTCGACTACGACGAGGCGTCGAAGACCGCCATCGCGTCGAACAAGCAGGTCATGGTCATCGACCGCGTGCTGCAGTCGTGGCGTCAGCGTCCCAGCGTCAACAACGCCGGGGGAGAGGCAAGCCGTCGCCTGCATCTGCACTTCTACGCCCGTCCCGTCGAGATCGTGAAGGATGAGGCCGGCCATGTGGCCGCCATCCGCTACGAGCGCACGCGGCCCGACGGCTCCGGTGGTGTCGAAGGCACCGGCGAAATCCGAGAGGTCGCCGTCGGCCAGGTCTACCGCGCGATCGGCTACTTCGGTTCCCCGCTGCCCGACGTGCCGTTCGACAAGCGCCACGGCGTGATCCCGAACCACGAGGGTCAGGTCATCGAGAAGGGCTCCAACGAGCGCGTGCCTGGCGTGTACGCCACCGGGTGGATCAAGCGCGGTCCGGTGGGTCTGATCGGCCACACCAAGTCCGACGCGATGGAGACCGTCCGCCACGTCATCAACGACCAGGCGTCGTGGTGGGCGCCCGAGCAGCCCGAGGAAGAGGCGGTCGTCGCCCTTCTCGCCGAGCGGCAGGTCGCGTGGACCGACCTCGACGGCTGGCACCGGCTCGACGAGCACGAGGTCGGCCTGGGCGCACCGCATGGGCGCGAGCGGATCAAGGTCGTCGACCGCGACGAGATGGTGCGGGTCTCACGCGGGGAGTGA
- a CDS encoding polyprenyl synthetase family protein, with protein sequence MTPRPATPGSQFASRLGVTERIFAGPRLRKLLTTVEVGLDQVEERLAGELTVGDSLADVTSRYLYEAGGKRLRPMLSILTAQLGSGVTDHVIAGAVALEMTHLGSLYHDDVMDEADRRRGVPSAHAVWGNSVAILTGDLLFSRASQLMATIGERAIRMQADTFERLVLGQMHETVGAQAGDDPVDFYLQVLSDKTGSLIAAAAEAGVVFSDAPDEYAAPVREFGERVGVAFQLLDDVIDLSADAEETGKVPGTDLRAGVPTMPYLLLGRAGDPSSQALKATIDDGVARIADGADPAILDAPLASLREHPVTEATRTLAHQWADRAVAALAPLPDGVVRESLTRFSQVMVDRSS encoded by the coding sequence ATGACTCCCCGTCCCGCGACTCCGGGTTCGCAGTTCGCGAGCCGCCTCGGTGTCACCGAGCGGATCTTCGCGGGCCCGCGGCTGCGCAAACTGCTCACGACCGTCGAGGTCGGACTCGACCAGGTCGAGGAGCGCCTCGCTGGTGAGCTCACGGTGGGGGATTCCCTCGCCGACGTCACGTCGCGCTACCTGTACGAGGCCGGTGGCAAGCGTCTGCGGCCGATGCTCTCGATCCTGACGGCTCAGCTCGGCTCCGGCGTGACCGACCACGTCATCGCCGGTGCGGTGGCCCTCGAGATGACCCACCTCGGTTCGCTGTACCACGACGACGTCATGGACGAGGCGGACCGCCGTCGCGGCGTTCCCAGCGCCCACGCCGTCTGGGGCAACAGCGTCGCGATCCTCACGGGCGACCTGCTCTTCTCCCGGGCGAGCCAGCTGATGGCGACGATCGGCGAGCGGGCGATCCGCATGCAGGCCGACACCTTCGAGCGCCTCGTCCTCGGGCAGATGCACGAGACGGTCGGCGCGCAGGCGGGGGATGACCCGGTCGATTTCTACCTGCAGGTGCTCAGCGACAAGACCGGCTCCCTCATCGCCGCGGCGGCTGAGGCCGGCGTCGTCTTCTCCGACGCCCCCGACGAGTACGCCGCACCGGTGCGCGAGTTCGGTGAGCGCGTGGGTGTTGCGTTCCAGCTCCTCGACGACGTCATCGACCTCTCCGCAGACGCGGAGGAGACCGGCAAGGTGCCCGGCACCGACCTGCGTGCGGGCGTCCCGACGATGCCGTACCTGCTGCTCGGCCGCGCCGGCGACCCCTCGTCGCAGGCGCTCAAGGCGACCATCGACGACGGGGTGGCGCGTATCGCCGACGGAGCGGACCCCGCCATCCTCGACGCGCCGCTCGCCTCCCTCCGCGAGCACCCGGTCACCGAAGCGACGCGGACCCTCGCGCACCAGTGGGCCGACCGCGCGGTCGCCGCGCTGGCGCCGCTGCCCGACGGTGTCGTCCGCGAGTCGCTGACCCGGTTCTCCCAGGTCATGGTCGACCGCTCCAGCTGA
- a CDS encoding demethylmenaquinone methyltransferase, with translation MTDEPTRAASTRADLGKDPSRVSGMFDEVAAGYDRTNTVLSLGNDKLWRVAATRAIAPRPGQRILDLAAGTGASSVALARSGADVVAADFSAGMIAEGRRRHGGIPNLSFTEADATALPFADDEFDTVTISFGLRNVNDPDKALGEMLRVTKPGGTLVVCEFSHPQAPLMRTLYSFYNDRVLPIVAKAVSTNADAYDYLNESIRDWPDQAALAARIRGAGWDSVEYRDLTFGIVALHRARKGESAGDRAEGRTGTLEE, from the coding sequence GTGACCGACGAACCGACCCGCGCCGCCTCCACCCGTGCCGATCTCGGCAAGGATCCGTCGCGCGTGAGCGGCATGTTCGACGAGGTCGCCGCCGGGTACGACCGCACCAACACCGTCCTCAGCCTCGGCAACGACAAGCTGTGGCGGGTCGCGGCGACGCGTGCCATCGCGCCCCGGCCGGGCCAGCGGATCCTCGACCTCGCCGCGGGGACCGGTGCGAGCTCTGTCGCGCTCGCCCGTTCGGGCGCCGACGTGGTCGCCGCGGACTTCTCCGCCGGCATGATCGCCGAGGGGCGGCGTCGCCACGGCGGCATCCCGAACCTGAGCTTCACCGAAGCGGATGCCACGGCTCTGCCGTTCGCCGACGACGAGTTCGACACCGTGACGATCTCGTTCGGCCTTCGCAACGTCAATGACCCCGACAAGGCCCTGGGCGAGATGCTCCGCGTGACGAAGCCCGGCGGGACGCTCGTCGTGTGCGAGTTCTCGCACCCGCAGGCTCCACTCATGCGGACCCTCTACTCGTTCTACAACGATCGGGTCCTGCCGATCGTCGCGAAGGCCGTCAGCACGAACGCCGACGCCTACGACTACCTCAACGAATCGATCCGCGATTGGCCCGACCAGGCCGCGCTCGCCGCGCGCATCCGAGGGGCGGGCTGGGACTCGGTCGAGTATCGCGATCTGACCTTCGGCATCGTGGCGCTTCACCGCGCACGCAAGGGGGAGTCTGCGGGCGACCGGGCCGAGGGCCGGACGGGTACGCTGGAGGAATGA
- a CDS encoding isochorismate synthase, which yields MTSSALGIPRLRAVTRRIEPVDEPLIYASPEDPTVWSRRGDLLIGVGRAAELPAGAAAAQWWREVTAASEIDDKVRLAGSGLVAFGTLPFDPANSSASAALAVPRMIIGRRGDTSWVTHVFVEGEPERDEPQAIAFGPHWSATVGPGACTPDGYQGEVRAGLEAIASGEVAKVVLARDLVGTVPAGSDLRRLVRALASAYPDTWTFAVDGTIGASPETLVTVSGGTVTARVLAGTAARGADADADTAASVALATSPKDLDEHRYAVQSVLTALREHTTALVAEPEPFMLKLPNVWHLATDVEGSLSGRASSLDLVAVLHPTAAVAGTPTQAALEAIRRIEPFDRGRYAGPVGWIDAQGDGEWAIALRCAQFDVNGASDDGIPFVAHAGAGIVAGSDPETEMLETRVKFRPIVDALA from the coding sequence GTGACCTCGTCTGCGCTCGGCATCCCGCGGCTGCGTGCCGTCACCCGGCGGATCGAACCGGTCGATGAACCGCTGATCTACGCCTCCCCCGAAGATCCCACCGTGTGGTCGCGCCGCGGTGACCTTCTCATCGGCGTCGGGCGCGCGGCCGAACTCCCCGCCGGCGCAGCCGCCGCGCAGTGGTGGCGCGAGGTCACCGCCGCATCGGAGATCGACGACAAGGTCCGCCTCGCCGGGTCGGGCCTCGTCGCCTTCGGCACGCTGCCCTTCGACCCGGCGAACAGCTCGGCGAGCGCCGCCCTCGCCGTGCCGCGCATGATCATCGGGCGCCGCGGGGACACGAGCTGGGTCACCCACGTCTTCGTCGAAGGCGAACCGGAACGCGACGAGCCTCAGGCGATCGCGTTCGGCCCGCACTGGTCGGCCACCGTCGGCCCCGGGGCCTGCACGCCCGACGGCTACCAGGGCGAGGTGCGCGCCGGCCTCGAGGCGATCGCGTCCGGCGAGGTCGCGAAGGTCGTCCTCGCCCGCGACCTGGTGGGCACCGTTCCCGCCGGCTCCGACCTGCGCCGGCTCGTCCGTGCGCTGGCATCGGCGTACCCCGACACGTGGACCTTCGCCGTCGACGGCACCATCGGGGCGAGCCCCGAGACCCTCGTGACCGTGTCGGGAGGCACCGTCACCGCACGGGTCCTGGCGGGAACCGCCGCCCGCGGCGCCGATGCGGACGCCGACACCGCGGCATCCGTCGCCCTCGCGACGAGCCCCAAGGACCTCGACGAACACCGGTACGCCGTGCAGAGTGTGCTGACGGCGTTGCGCGAGCACACGACCGCACTGGTCGCCGAGCCCGAACCGTTCATGCTGAAGCTGCCGAATGTCTGGCACCTCGCGACGGATGTCGAGGGCAGCCTGTCGGGGCGGGCGTCCTCGCTCGACCTCGTCGCGGTGCTGCACCCGACGGCGGCCGTCGCCGGCACACCGACGCAGGCAGCGCTCGAGGCCATCCGCCGGATCGAGCCGTTCGATCGGGGCCGCTATGCCGGACCCGTCGGCTGGATCGATGCGCAGGGCGACGGCGAGTGGGCCATCGCGCTGCGCTGCGCGCAGTTCGACGTGAACGGGGCGTCCGACGACGGCATCCCGTTCGTCGCACATGCCGGCGCGGGCATCGTCGCCGGCAGCGACCCCGAGACCGAGATGCTCGAGACGCGGGTCAAGTTCCGACCGATCGTCGACGCGCTGGCCTGA
- a CDS encoding polyphosphate kinase 2 family protein, translated as MTATSQKNWTGDPAQLLRVGEGFRLHDVDPAATPGYEGGKSAAKADLADGAEQFDELQERLFAQSRLDDGAPSLLLVLQAMDSAGKGGIVRHVIGATDPQGVHLKAFKKPTPEELAHDFLWRIEREVPEAGYIGVFDRSHYEDVLIGRVRQLAPPDEIERRYEAIVDFEQRLTDRGVHIVKVMLHISSDEQKARLGERLERPDKHWKYNPGDVDERQLWPAYMDAYQTVFDRTSTANAPWFVVPANAKWYARLAVQALLLDALERIDPQWPAADFDVEAEKARLAAT; from the coding sequence ATGACAGCGACGAGTCAGAAGAACTGGACCGGCGACCCCGCGCAGCTGTTGCGAGTGGGGGAGGGATTCCGACTGCACGACGTCGACCCCGCGGCCACCCCCGGCTACGAGGGCGGCAAGAGCGCCGCGAAGGCCGACCTCGCGGACGGCGCCGAGCAGTTCGACGAACTGCAGGAACGGCTCTTCGCGCAGAGTCGCCTCGACGACGGAGCACCGTCACTGCTGCTCGTACTCCAGGCGATGGACTCGGCAGGCAAGGGCGGCATCGTCCGTCACGTCATCGGTGCGACCGACCCGCAAGGGGTGCACCTCAAAGCCTTCAAGAAGCCCACCCCCGAAGAGCTCGCCCACGACTTCCTGTGGCGCATCGAGCGCGAGGTGCCCGAGGCGGGGTACATCGGCGTCTTCGACCGCTCGCACTACGAAGACGTGCTGATCGGTCGTGTGCGTCAGCTCGCTCCGCCCGACGAGATCGAGCGCCGCTACGAGGCCATCGTCGATTTCGAGCAGCGCCTCACCGATCGGGGCGTCCACATCGTCAAGGTCATGCTGCACATCTCATCCGACGAGCAGAAGGCGCGGCTCGGCGAACGGCTGGAGCGTCCCGACAAGCACTGGAAGTACAACCCGGGCGACGTCGACGAGCGTCAACTCTGGCCCGCCTACATGGACGCCTACCAGACGGTGTTCGATCGCACCTCCACGGCGAACGCACCGTGGTTCGTCGTTCCCGCGAACGCGAAATGGTACGCCCGCCTCGCGGTGCAGGCGTTGCTGCTCGACGCGCTCGAGCGCATCGACCCGCAGTGGCCCGCGGCCGACTTCGACGTCGAGGCCGAGAAGGCGCGACTCGCGGCGACCTGA
- the menD gene encoding 2-succinyl-5-enolpyruvyl-6-hydroxy-3-cyclohexene-1-carboxylic-acid synthase, with amino-acid sequence MTAPDTGGRAPAADAAAALLRRLVWRGVRHLVVAPGSRSQALALVAAELERRGRADVHVRIDERVAGFTALGVGRETRVPAVVICTSGTAVANLLPAVLEAHHAGVPLLLLTADRPPELRGVGANQATRQPGMFSAYVRFEADLPVPELVDDVDGEQSAALAAVADAAFGAAMGAGNRAAGPVHLNLPYREPLSGVLPDWLTDAAASVVGAEVTAEAPDEMWGAHYQGGGGIGAADLPDDPAVATPLPRGPRTVVIAGADAGAGAEELAHVGGFPLIAEIVSGARFGRHLVHGYRHLLSDDALGGRIERAVVFGHPTLSREVTRLLSRSDVEVWAIRGPGEPLNLNGSTTAVDAVSVPAGDADREWLGAWMRASREHAVDLSPAAPDADALASTVPAERMSALSAELGAIRTPLDRAGLVDAVWRASWPHDRLLFGSSRLVRVADQLLGGKKVPVHANRGLAGIDGTIATGMGIAVAAQRGSSPGVTRVLLGDLAFLHDVGALLLPPAEGEPRIQVIVGNDGGGTIFDGLEVHDVASPDAFDRVFFTPQTARLEELARAYGWEYTRVATRGALDQALTAPVGGRQIIEVPLAR; translated from the coding sequence ATGACCGCGCCCGACACGGGAGGGCGCGCGCCCGCCGCCGACGCCGCTGCCGCGCTCCTGCGCCGCCTCGTTTGGCGCGGTGTCCGCCATCTCGTCGTCGCCCCCGGCTCCCGCTCCCAGGCGCTCGCCCTCGTCGCCGCGGAACTCGAACGACGTGGCCGAGCCGATGTGCACGTGCGGATCGATGAGCGCGTCGCAGGCTTCACCGCTCTCGGTGTCGGCCGCGAGACACGCGTGCCCGCGGTCGTGATCTGTACGTCCGGCACCGCCGTCGCGAATCTCCTGCCCGCGGTGCTCGAAGCCCACCACGCCGGCGTTCCCCTTCTGCTGCTGACGGCTGACCGTCCGCCCGAACTGCGCGGGGTCGGGGCCAACCAGGCGACGCGGCAGCCGGGCATGTTCAGCGCGTACGTGCGGTTCGAAGCCGACCTCCCCGTTCCCGAGCTCGTCGACGACGTCGACGGTGAGCAGTCGGCCGCTCTCGCGGCGGTCGCCGATGCGGCCTTCGGCGCGGCGATGGGGGCGGGCAATCGGGCCGCCGGCCCCGTGCACCTGAACCTGCCCTACCGCGAGCCGCTCTCCGGCGTGCTTCCCGACTGGCTGACGGATGCCGCGGCATCCGTCGTCGGCGCCGAGGTCACCGCGGAAGCGCCCGACGAGATGTGGGGCGCGCACTACCAGGGTGGAGGCGGGATCGGAGCCGCCGACCTTCCCGACGATCCGGCGGTGGCGACGCCGCTGCCGCGCGGACCGCGCACCGTGGTGATCGCAGGAGCCGATGCCGGCGCCGGTGCCGAGGAGCTCGCCCATGTCGGCGGCTTCCCGCTCATCGCCGAGATCGTGAGCGGAGCCCGCTTCGGGCGCCACCTCGTCCACGGCTATCGGCACCTCCTGTCGGACGACGCCCTCGGCGGCCGCATCGAGCGGGCCGTCGTGTTCGGGCACCCGACGCTCAGCCGCGAGGTGACTCGGCTGCTCAGCCGATCCGATGTCGAGGTCTGGGCGATCCGTGGCCCCGGCGAGCCCCTCAATCTGAACGGCTCCACCACCGCGGTGGACGCGGTGTCCGTCCCGGCGGGTGACGCCGACCGCGAATGGCTCGGAGCGTGGATGCGCGCCTCACGGGAGCACGCGGTCGATCTCAGTCCGGCCGCCCCCGACGCGGACGCGTTGGCGTCGACCGTTCCCGCCGAGCGCATGAGCGCGCTCTCCGCCGAGCTGGGCGCCATCCGAACGCCGTTGGATCGGGCAGGCCTGGTCGACGCCGTGTGGCGAGCGAGCTGGCCGCACGACCGTCTGCTCTTCGGCTCCTCGCGCCTGGTCCGCGTCGCCGATCAGCTGCTCGGCGGCAAGAAGGTGCCCGTCCACGCCAACCGCGGCCTCGCCGGCATCGACGGCACGATCGCCACAGGAATGGGCATCGCGGTGGCGGCCCAGCGCGGGTCGTCTCCCGGGGTGACACGGGTGCTGCTGGGCGATCTCGCCTTCCTCCACGACGTCGGAGCCCTCCTGCTCCCCCCTGCCGAGGGTGAGCCGCGGATCCAGGTCATCGTCGGCAACGACGGCGGTGGCACGATCTTCGACGGACTCGAGGTGCATGACGTGGCGTCGCCCGACGCCTTCGACCGGGTGTTCTTCACGCCGCAGACGGCGCGCCTCGAGGAGCTCGCCCGCGCGTACGGGTGGGAGTACACCCGCGTCGCCACGCGCGGTGCCCTCGACCAGGCGCTCACCGCACCGGTCGGAGGTCGGCAGATCATCGAGGTCCCCCTCGCCCGCTGA
- a CDS encoding PLDc N-terminal domain-containing protein has translation MARVYLVLALLLTAFWVYSIVDCALQPPTRHRGVSKPIWLLIVVLLPVVGGVLWFLIGRTRRSSAPRFQAPDDNPEFLGRISTVSDQDERIRRLEEELAALDSEADDPRDRGHVDPPSTDDDSGEQTRGGRS, from the coding sequence ATGGCGCGCGTGTACCTCGTTCTGGCGCTGCTGCTGACCGCGTTCTGGGTCTACAGCATCGTCGACTGCGCGCTCCAGCCGCCGACCCGTCACCGCGGCGTGAGCAAGCCGATCTGGCTCCTCATCGTCGTGCTGCTTCCGGTCGTCGGCGGCGTCCTCTGGTTCCTGATCGGCCGCACCCGCCGTTCCAGCGCGCCCCGTTTCCAGGCACCCGACGACAACCCGGAGTTCCTCGGTCGGATCTCCACGGTCAGCGATCAGGACGAGCGCATCCGGCGCCTCGAAGAGGAGCTGGCCGCGCTCGACTCCGAAGCCGACGACCCGCGCGATCGCGGCCACGTCGACCCGCCCTCGACCGACGACGACTCGGGCGAGCAGACGCGCGGCGGCCGTTCCTGA
- a CDS encoding DUF4229 domain-containing protein yields the protein MRARSAFVYSLLRLLAFFVPFGVMMLFPILREHYWLAAIFAALIGLSLSMLFLRRPLDEVSTGLSERREERRRNARDESVEDAATD from the coding sequence ATGCGCGCCCGCTCCGCTTTCGTCTACTCGCTGCTGCGGCTGCTCGCCTTCTTCGTGCCGTTCGGCGTCATGATGCTGTTCCCGATCCTGCGGGAGCACTACTGGCTCGCCGCGATCTTCGCGGCGCTGATCGGCCTCAGCCTGTCGATGCTCTTCCTGCGTCGGCCTCTCGACGAGGTGTCGACCGGGCTCTCCGAGCGGCGTGAGGAGCGCCGCCGCAACGCCAGAGACGAATCCGTCGAGGACGCCGCGACCGACTGA